In Antedon mediterranea chromosome 10, ecAntMedi1.1, whole genome shotgun sequence, one genomic interval encodes:
- the LOC140060446 gene encoding cyclin-dependent kinase 5 homolog — protein MESFVIQEKLWDGFFGAEYKLQEQSWKGTKLRTVKMISMSNEDEAKCSRDVLKNTLLQLPKNEHIVRLKNVLVRRENFTEIFLCPVYKNVEGEFLNDYIMNRHLAMSDTAYKVFFMHLMRGVVFLHSQGYSHGFLNPYNIIVTRDKTGTAILKLTDYGLAKMCGAPVDKPNDSSSETTDDKENAGEKDGRDLARVYYASPETHDTELSWLRRCCTSVDIFSLGLIMYALTEHKVLPNTKVLAGYVNYPGYGSISIGKFRYENPSVNFDKKFYSRCSAEFRRILKRLLHVDPNARPSASLAQQLLEKCVNVRTAEVDTRQSRKRKRSSAMFEPLMSPPQPSCMGLNVRGSVRRASNSQFVRRASKRFKTVSNSLQKRNSFKLPS, from the coding sequence ATGGAATCTTTTGTAATTCAAGAAAAACTCTGGGATGGATTTTTTGGAGCAGAGTATAAATTACAAGAACAATCGTGGAAAGGAACCAAGCTTAGGACTGTGAAAATGATAAGTATGTCTAACGAGGACGAGGCAAAGTGTAGTCGCGATGTGCTAAAAAACACTCTGCTGCAGCTGCCTAAAAACGAGCACATCGTTCGTCTGAAAAACGTTCTCGTTAGGCGTGAAAACTTCACTGAAATATTCCTTTGTCCAGTGTATAAGAATGTGGAGGGGGAATTTTTAAATGACTACATTATGAATCGTCATTTGGCTATGTCTGATACTGCATATAAAGTGTTTTTTATGCATTTGATGAGAGGTGTTGTGTTCCTGCATAGTCAGGGCTATAGCCATGGATTTCTAAATCCGTATAACATTATCGTTACCCGAGATAAAACCGGAACAGCCATTTTAAAACTGACAGATTATGGTCTTGCGAAAATGTGTGGGGCACCGGTGGATAAACCGAATGATTCATCATCGGAAACAACAGACGATAAGGAAAACGCGGGCGAGAAAGATGGGCGTGACTTGGCGCGTGTGTATTATGCATCACCGGAAACGCATGATACCGAGTTAAGTTGGCTTCGTAGGTGTTGTACGTCAGTTGATATTTTCAGTTTAGGTCTGATCATGTACGCGCTTACTGAACACAAGGTTTTACCGAACACAAAAGTTCTTGCTGGGTATGTTAACTACCCTGGGTACGGATCTATCTCGATCGGGAAATTCAGATACGAAAACCCAAGCgtaaattttgataaaaagTTTTACAGCAGATGCAGTGCCGAGTTCCGTCGGATTTTAAAGCGGTTGCTTCACGTCGATCCCAATGCACGCCCTTCAGCTTCTCTTGCTCAACAACTTTTGGAGAAATGTGTTAACGTGAGAACTGCAGAGGTGGACACGAGACAAAGTCGCAAACGCAAGAGAAGCTCCGCAATGTTTGAGCCGCTGATGTCGCCACCACAGCCATCGTGTATGGGGTTGAATGTTCGTGGAAGTGTTCGCAGGGCTAGCAACTCGCAGTTTGTGCGCCGTGCATCTAAACGTTTCAAGACTGTTAGCAATTCGTTACAGAAGCGCAATTCATTCAAACTGCCATCATAA